A genomic segment from Cinclus cinclus chromosome 11, bCinCin1.1, whole genome shotgun sequence encodes:
- the LOC134048130 gene encoding LOW QUALITY PROTEIN: hypoxanthine-guanine phosphoribosyltransferase-like (The sequence of the model RefSeq protein was modified relative to this genomic sequence to represent the inferred CDS: substituted 1 base at 1 genomic stop codon), whose amino-acid sequence MLTCNPNLLIGDEESGYNENLFCIPKHHEEDFEKVFIPHGLILDRTTERLARDIMQDMGSHHIVALCVLKGGYKFFAVLLDHIKTLNQNNDKSVPVTVNFVRSNSFXNDSPAENISFVGEELSTLNGKNVLVVEDIIETGRTMKALLSKIKDQKPRMVKVISLFVKRICQSPGYRPDYTGFEIPDKFVVGYALDYNEYFRDLNHICALKENAEGKYRM is encoded by the exons ATGCTGACCTGTAATCCCAATCTTCTT aTAGGAGATGAGGAAAGTGGCTACaatgaaaatctgttttgcaTTCCTAAGCATCATGAAGAAGATTTTGAAAAAGTCTTCATTCCTCATGGACTCATCCTGGACAG AACGACAGAACGTTTGGCTAGAGATATCATGCAAGACATGGGAAGTCATCACATTGTTGCACTCTGTGTCCTTAAAGGAGGCTATAAATTCTTCGCTGTTTTGCTGGACCATATAAAAACACTAAATCAAAACAATGATAAATCTGTGCCTGTTACCGTGAATTTTGTCAGAAgcaa ctccttctaGAATGATTCACCTGCAGAAAATATTAGTTTTGTTGGAGAGGAACTGTCTACACTAAATGGGAAG AATGTGTTAGTAGTTGAG GACATTATTGAGACTGGTAGAACAATGAAAGcactgctttcaaaaataaaagaccAGAAACCAAGGATGGTAAAAGTTATAAG CCTGTTTGTTAAAAGGATATGTCAGAGTCCAGGTTACAGACCAGACT ataCAGGCTTTGAAATTCCAGATAAATTTGTGGTTGGGTATGCTCTTGACTATAATGAATATTTCAGAGATCTAAA tcacaTCTGTGCTCTGAAAGAGAATGCCGAAGGGAAATACAGGATGTGA